The following are encoded in a window of Neomicrococcus lactis genomic DNA:
- a CDS encoding dicarboxylate/amino acid:cation symporter, whose translation MNNPASYATAVRRLPKWATSFGPQIIAALILGLILGLWAKQTGHTTESPNALGTTLQVIGSSYVSLLKAAVVPLVFFAVVASIANLAQVTNAARLAWKTLLWFCITAFIAVMIGIGLGIVFQPGVGTGQSAPADYTGKTGSWWAFLQGLIPANFLGLSASSKVAESGAVSTSVSFDVLQILVIAIAVGVAALKVGAAAEPFVSFSRSILAIIQKVLWWIIRIAPIGTVGLIGNAVATYGWDTMGSLAKFVVAIYVGLALVLFVVYPIMVRVHGLSVRQYFSGAWPAIQLAFVSRSSVGTMPLTQRVTERNMGVPSGYASFAVPLGATTKMDGCAAIYPAIAAIFVAQFFGIDLNFSQYLLIVIVSVLGSAATAGTTGATVMLTLTLSTLGLPLAGVGLLLAIDPIVDMGRTAVNVAGQILVPTIVSKREGILDESLYNADREGDPFKDEFSEKPETVDA comes from the coding sequence GTGAATAATCCTGCCTCCTACGCAACTGCCGTGCGTCGTCTGCCTAAATGGGCGACCTCGTTCGGCCCTCAAATCATTGCCGCCCTCATTCTTGGCCTCATCCTAGGTCTCTGGGCGAAGCAAACCGGCCACACCACCGAATCGCCGAACGCGCTAGGAACCACGCTTCAGGTCATCGGTTCCAGCTACGTCAGCTTGCTGAAGGCCGCCGTTGTTCCACTGGTGTTCTTCGCCGTAGTGGCCTCGATCGCAAACCTTGCACAAGTCACCAACGCCGCCCGCTTGGCGTGGAAGACACTTTTGTGGTTCTGCATCACGGCGTTCATTGCGGTGATGATCGGTATTGGATTGGGAATTGTCTTCCAGCCAGGCGTCGGCACCGGCCAGTCAGCCCCAGCCGACTACACCGGCAAGACTGGCTCTTGGTGGGCCTTCTTGCAGGGACTTATCCCAGCTAACTTCTTGGGCCTTTCCGCCTCGAGCAAGGTTGCAGAGTCCGGCGCCGTTTCCACTTCAGTGTCCTTCGACGTACTTCAGATCCTGGTGATCGCTATCGCCGTAGGCGTTGCCGCACTCAAGGTTGGTGCTGCGGCCGAACCGTTCGTTTCCTTCAGCCGCTCGATTCTGGCCATCATCCAAAAGGTTCTTTGGTGGATCATCCGCATTGCACCAATCGGCACCGTGGGACTCATCGGCAATGCTGTGGCAACCTACGGCTGGGACACCATGGGATCCCTCGCCAAGTTCGTTGTAGCCATCTACGTTGGCCTGGCACTCGTGCTGTTTGTGGTGTACCCGATCATGGTTCGTGTTCACGGACTTTCGGTACGCCAGTACTTCTCCGGCGCATGGCCAGCCATTCAGCTTGCCTTCGTGTCCCGCTCTTCCGTGGGAACCATGCCGCTGACTCAGCGCGTGACGGAGCGCAACATGGGCGTCCCTAGTGGCTACGCATCCTTCGCAGTTCCGCTCGGCGCTACGACCAAGATGGATGGCTGCGCAGCCATCTACCCGGCAATCGCCGCCATCTTCGTGGCTCAATTCTTCGGCATTGACCTGAACTTCAGCCAGTACTTGTTGATTGTGATTGTGTCCGTTCTGGGCTCCGCAGCAACAGCAGGCACCACGGGAGCTACCGTGATGTTGACTCTGACCTTGTCTACTTTGGGACTGCCACTCGCCGGCGTTGGTCTGTTGCTCGCCATCGATCCGATCGTCGACATGGGACGCACCGCCGTAAATGTGGCCGGTCAGATCCTGGTGCCGACCATCGTGTCTAAGCGCGAAGGAATCTTGGACGAATCTCTGTACAACGCTGACCGCGAGGGGGATCCGTTTAAGGATGAGTTCTCGGAGAAACCGGAGACAGTCGACGCGTAA